A genomic window from Puniceicoccaceae bacterium includes:
- a CDS encoding glycoside hydrolase family 9 protein, whose product MQYPKCFLFVVLSAALSTVLQAATVSEQILVNQIGYRPGAEKWIMVADPQIGQNHDQQYVPGSTLQLRRSSDDAVVTSVPLTAWNGGAVHASSGDRVWQGHFSDVSAPGSYYLWDPHTGQRSWEFEIGESVYNGMLQAAVKSYYYQRSGTAIPSTHGGQWTHGPAHLDNQLQARLYDASMGGVQGPETARDVTGGWYDAGDYRKYTSWMADIIWDLGMAYEWWPAAFGDASQIPESGNGVPDILDEIKWEVDWMLKMQREDGALYSGVFVIASDQGYEGGIGDPSTENRPYYYANISTSATASGASSFAIAAQLFAPFDAVYPGYSSRLRQAAEQAWHFLEAHPGPIHYDHNGFDNADANKSDSADLRMRIAAAAALFRLTGAPHYRDFVDMHHADPNAADGGHQPLTRGYFETGASMDLQRGLVTYALSEGATQQVVSAIKASLEQGIRQQPWDRRHEDPYKCFMWDGHYTWSSNGMKAHWAMLPLWGVKLGVNAAMSDSYQRLAEEYLHYYHGRNPLGWTYLTQAQLFGADKPITRIYHGWFHDGTIWEQNPAPGILAGGPNQFYQPDASYRGVIDPPQNQPPMKAYRDWNTSWPENSWSVTENSTGYQSRYIFLMAGFAAPAADEPRSDPSTNAPEGIALAPLYRFHRKDNNSHFFTAIEAEKAAILTNLSSDIWTLEGISHHVLLSQPQGALPVYRLFNRRSGSHFYTMTVSERDQVLTQLGDIFSLEGVAFFAFSGAVHGAQPVYRFYAAPTGSHFFTISEAEKDWIIANIPTSRLEFEGIAWWAYP is encoded by the coding sequence ATGCAATACCCTAAGTGTTTTCTTTTTGTGGTGCTAAGTGCTGCCCTGTCTACAGTGCTGCAGGCTGCGACTGTTTCCGAGCAGATTCTGGTCAATCAAATCGGGTATCGTCCCGGCGCAGAGAAATGGATCATGGTTGCGGATCCCCAGATCGGACAAAACCACGATCAGCAATACGTTCCGGGAAGTACACTGCAATTGAGGCGTAGCTCCGACGATGCGGTTGTGACCTCTGTTCCGCTCACGGCATGGAATGGAGGTGCAGTGCATGCGAGTTCGGGGGACCGGGTCTGGCAGGGACACTTCAGTGACGTGAGTGCACCGGGCAGTTATTATTTGTGGGATCCGCACACAGGGCAACGGTCCTGGGAGTTTGAGATTGGAGAATCCGTCTACAACGGCATGCTGCAAGCGGCGGTCAAATCCTACTACTACCAGCGAAGCGGTACTGCAATCCCGTCGACACATGGAGGACAGTGGACCCATGGTCCAGCGCACTTGGACAATCAGCTACAGGCCCGGTTGTACGATGCTTCGATGGGGGGTGTTCAAGGACCAGAGACTGCGAGGGATGTGACGGGTGGATGGTATGATGCCGGAGATTACCGCAAATACACATCCTGGATGGCGGATATCATCTGGGATTTGGGAATGGCCTATGAGTGGTGGCCTGCTGCATTTGGCGATGCCAGTCAAATTCCGGAAAGTGGAAATGGAGTGCCTGATATTCTGGATGAGATCAAGTGGGAAGTGGACTGGATGCTCAAGATGCAGCGGGAGGACGGAGCGCTGTACTCCGGTGTATTTGTGATCGCATCGGATCAGGGTTACGAGGGAGGCATCGGTGACCCTTCGACAGAGAATCGTCCGTATTATTATGCGAATATTTCGACCAGTGCGACCGCATCCGGTGCTTCATCCTTTGCCATAGCGGCACAGCTGTTTGCGCCGTTTGATGCGGTTTACCCGGGTTACTCCAGTCGGCTTCGACAGGCGGCTGAGCAGGCATGGCATTTCCTGGAAGCCCATCCGGGGCCGATCCACTATGATCACAACGGGTTTGATAACGCGGATGCAAACAAGAGTGATTCGGCAGACTTGCGCATGCGCATTGCAGCGGCAGCGGCACTGTTTCGGCTGACCGGCGCACCCCATTATCGGGACTTTGTGGACATGCATCATGCAGACCCGAATGCTGCCGACGGCGGCCACCAACCCCTCACTCGGGGGTATTTTGAAACTGGCGCTTCAATGGACCTTCAGCGCGGTCTGGTGACCTACGCACTTTCAGAGGGGGCCACGCAGCAGGTGGTATCTGCGATCAAGGCTTCGCTGGAACAGGGAATTCGTCAGCAGCCCTGGGATCGGCGACATGAGGATCCCTACAAATGTTTCATGTGGGACGGGCACTACACCTGGAGTTCCAACGGGATGAAGGCCCATTGGGCAATGCTTCCGCTGTGGGGCGTGAAGCTTGGAGTGAACGCTGCGATGTCGGACTCTTATCAGCGTTTGGCCGAGGAGTACCTTCACTATTATCATGGACGCAACCCGTTGGGGTGGACCTATCTCACTCAGGCTCAACTGTTCGGGGCCGACAAACCCATCACGCGGATTTACCATGGGTGGTTTCACGATGGAACGATTTGGGAGCAAAATCCTGCTCCCGGAATTCTCGCGGGCGGCCCCAATCAGTTTTATCAGCCCGATGCGTCCTATCGTGGGGTCATTGACCCGCCGCAGAATCAACCTCCGATGAAGGCCTATCGGGACTGGAATACCTCCTGGCCCGAAAATTCCTGGTCCGTAACGGAGAATTCAACGGGCTACCAATCGCGATACATCTTCCTGATGGCCGGGTTTGCGGCACCTGCAGCGGACGAGCCAAGATCTGATCCGTCAACAAATGCGCCGGAGGGCATCGCACTTGCTCCGCTCTATCGTTTTCACCGCAAGGATAACAACAGTCATTTTTTCACCGCCATCGAAGCGGAAAAAGCGGCAATCCTCACGAACCTGTCAAGCGACATTTGGACCCTTGAGGGGATTTCTCATCACGTGCTGCTCTCCCAACCGCAAGGGGCGTTACCGGTCTATCGACTGTTCAACCGACGCTCCGGCAGTCACTTCTACACCATGACAGTATCCGAACGGGACCAAGTTCTCACACAGTTGGGCGACATTTTTTCCCTGGAAGGAGTCGCTTTTTTTGCTTTTTCGGGAGCTGTCCATGGTGCGCAACCGGTCTATCGCTTCTATGCTGCACCGACGGGGTCGCACTTTTTCACGATCAGTGAGGCGGAAAAAGACTGGATCATTGCCAATATTCCCACCTCGCGACTCGAGTTTGAAGGCATTGCCTGGTGGGCCTATCCCTGA
- a CDS encoding polysaccharide deacetylase family protein: protein MPFCGMLFTEDLQESRHTVNFPMNASPSKTLMLLLLCCAALALLPWKGHAVPLQASPLPPGGLSTEEVPQFVLLGFDDNPQPEPMQWLLDFLDSRSHQDGSPVRVAFYSNGKYLEQNPELQELHRSAWEQGHEIGNHTQSHFQGEDFTVQEWVDEIEHCQQVFASIGIPNDAVTGFRTPFLAYNAATFEAIERVGLQYDSTIEEGYQSDQDGTNFLWPYTLHEGSPGNQSEFASNPSKHVASHPSLFEIPIHVFIIPDDTACAELGLQPGLRKRVARHLLTHWNWQWSVEQGKLSGLDWNVLEMAGLDAPTFLGILKHNLNLRRSGNKAPMMIGAHSAMYPASHPERRQSIEQFVDYALSFSDVRIVTPNTLIQWLQDPLPMQHGETP from the coding sequence ATGCCCTTCTGTGGTATGCTGTTCACCGAGGATTTGCAGGAATCCCGTCACACCGTCAATTTTCCCATGAATGCCAGTCCGTCAAAAACTCTGATGTTGCTGCTGCTCTGCTGTGCCGCACTTGCGTTGCTGCCGTGGAAGGGACATGCTGTTCCGCTCCAGGCCTCCCCGCTTCCACCCGGTGGACTCAGCACGGAAGAGGTTCCTCAATTTGTGCTGCTTGGATTTGATGACAATCCCCAACCGGAACCGATGCAGTGGTTGCTGGATTTTCTGGATTCGCGCAGCCACCAGGATGGTTCCCCCGTGCGAGTCGCGTTTTATAGCAATGGAAAATACCTGGAGCAAAATCCCGAACTGCAGGAGCTTCATCGCAGCGCATGGGAACAGGGCCACGAGATCGGCAACCATACCCAGTCACATTTCCAAGGTGAAGATTTCACCGTGCAGGAATGGGTCGATGAAATCGAGCACTGTCAGCAGGTATTTGCATCGATCGGAATTCCGAATGATGCGGTCACCGGATTTCGCACTCCCTTTCTCGCTTACAACGCCGCTACTTTCGAAGCCATCGAACGCGTCGGACTGCAATACGATTCCACGATTGAGGAGGGTTACCAATCCGATCAGGATGGCACAAACTTTCTCTGGCCTTACACACTCCATGAGGGAAGCCCTGGCAACCAATCCGAGTTTGCATCAAATCCTTCAAAGCATGTGGCATCTCACCCATCCCTGTTCGAAATTCCGATTCACGTTTTCATTATTCCCGATGATACGGCCTGCGCTGAACTTGGACTGCAACCTGGGCTGCGCAAACGGGTTGCCCGTCACCTCCTGACCCACTGGAACTGGCAGTGGTCAGTGGAACAGGGAAAACTTTCGGGACTCGACTGGAACGTTCTCGAAATGGCAGGACTCGACGCACCCACATTCCTCGGCATTCTCAAGCACAACCTGAATCTACGGCGTTCCGGCAACAAAGCTCCCATGATGATCGGCGCGCACAGTGCCATGTATCCCGCCTCCCATCCCGAACGCCGCCAGAGCATCGAACAATTTGTCGACTATGCACTCTCCTTTTCTGATGTTCGCATCGTCACTCCGAACACTCTGATCCAATGGTTGCAAGATCCGCTGCCCATGCAACATGGGGAAACCCCATGA
- a CDS encoding crosslink repair DNA glycosylase YcaQ family protein yields MPTMRHITAAQARRFHAHAVALDSPFSSVSEALHYLGYVQIDPIRVCGRMHDLILRNRVQAYAEDDLHRALEGPERVGFEHYLPGQGILVAFPFEAWPYLQPHLHARRTSSRGYGGKLSSEESAIADLVLREIQDRGPLGLDAIEHDGRALSAWGTHARAVKTVLEKLFFHGRVLIHSRNHFRRIYDLPERVLPPEVWEQPASDAQASARWLARLRLRQRRLAALPKAMLTSIADAVEHLSVEGCPTPLYCLREDLPLMDHANRIDVPDHVRLLAPLDPLIYDRKITSRVWNFDYSWEVYTPPAKRVRGYYALPVLSGDALVGHVDPKIDRKTSRLKVINRRVARGHATAPAVRSLARFLGVR; encoded by the coding sequence ATGCCGACCATGCGCCACATCACCGCTGCCCAAGCCCGACGTTTTCACGCACATGCTGTAGCACTCGACAGTCCTTTTTCATCCGTATCTGAAGCGCTGCACTATCTCGGCTATGTGCAGATTGATCCCATTCGCGTCTGCGGTCGCATGCACGATCTCATCCTTCGCAACCGCGTGCAGGCCTATGCCGAAGACGACCTGCACCGCGCACTGGAGGGTCCGGAGCGCGTCGGCTTTGAGCACTACCTGCCGGGTCAGGGGATTCTGGTGGCTTTTCCATTTGAAGCCTGGCCTTATCTGCAACCCCACTTGCATGCGCGCCGGACCTCCAGTCGCGGATACGGTGGAAAACTCAGTAGCGAAGAAAGTGCCATCGCCGACCTCGTGCTCAGGGAAATCCAGGATCGCGGGCCACTGGGTTTGGATGCAATAGAACACGATGGTCGCGCCCTCTCAGCCTGGGGAACCCATGCACGCGCGGTGAAGACTGTGCTTGAAAAACTGTTCTTTCACGGGCGGGTTCTCATTCATTCCCGAAACCATTTTCGCCGCATTTATGACTTGCCCGAACGGGTTCTTCCCCCGGAGGTGTGGGAACAACCCGCAAGCGATGCACAAGCAAGTGCCCGCTGGCTGGCGCGACTCCGACTCCGACAACGCCGCCTTGCCGCACTGCCAAAAGCCATGCTGACATCCATCGCCGACGCTGTTGAACACCTGAGCGTTGAAGGGTGCCCCACTCCGCTCTACTGCCTTCGCGAGGATTTGCCTCTGATGGATCACGCCAACAGAATCGATGTCCCCGATCATGTGCGCCTGCTTGCCCCTCTCGATCCACTCATCTATGACCGCAAGATCACCTCAAGGGTCTGGAATTTTGACTACAGCTGGGAGGTTTACACTCCCCCCGCAAAGCGAGTGCGCGGCTACTACGCGCTCCCCGTGCTCTCAGGTGATGCACTGGTCGGTCATGTGGATCCCAAAATCGACCGCAAGACCAGTCGTCTGAAAGTGATCAACCGACGCGTCGCCCGTGGGCACGCAACCGCCCCGGCAGTGCGTTCGCTCGCCCGCTTCCTCGGAGTGCGCTGA
- a CDS encoding GntR family transcriptional regulator → MIETRTVGEQLIQLCQEQLVAGRWGVGDRFPSERDLADTHGISRATANKVVAKLVSEGWLEIRRGLGTFVAVRPGFSAALHELESFTDFAAQLGQECHTQVLRFEPELTGLSTIRRELKLAEGEHLIAFERVRSLAGSAVIYEQRWVPERLFEGLNSQVLSGSFYRLCREQYGICIERESHRVMAVEAPAVSGFAAAMPALCLDGVGLAAGDLPIWKQRVYYRADAFYLQQDSNGIGGRSRFRFQLQEGFLEQLNP, encoded by the coding sequence ATGATTGAAACCCGAACGGTTGGAGAGCAATTGATTCAGCTCTGCCAGGAACAGCTGGTGGCGGGACGGTGGGGCGTTGGGGATCGTTTTCCATCCGAGCGGGATTTGGCGGACACCCATGGCATCAGTCGTGCCACTGCCAACAAGGTGGTTGCCAAGCTGGTCAGTGAAGGATGGTTGGAGATTCGTCGCGGACTTGGCACCTTTGTGGCTGTGCGCCCCGGGTTTTCTGCTGCACTGCATGAACTGGAGAGTTTCACCGATTTTGCCGCGCAACTGGGGCAGGAATGCCATACCCAAGTGCTGCGTTTTGAGCCTGAACTCACGGGGCTGAGCACAATTCGCCGTGAGTTGAAGCTCGCAGAGGGTGAGCACTTGATCGCGTTTGAGCGGGTTCGCAGTCTTGCCGGATCTGCGGTGATTTATGAGCAGCGTTGGGTACCGGAGCGGTTGTTTGAGGGGCTTAACTCTCAAGTCCTTTCCGGCTCATTCTATCGTCTCTGCAGAGAGCAGTATGGCATTTGCATCGAGCGTGAATCCCATCGCGTCATGGCGGTGGAGGCACCCGCTGTTTCGGGGTTTGCAGCCGCAATGCCTGCGCTTTGTCTTGACGGAGTCGGTTTAGCGGCAGGCGATCTGCCCATTTGGAAGCAGCGCGTTTACTATCGCGCCGATGCGTTTTACCTGCAGCAGGATTCGAACGGGATTGGAGGACGCTCCCGCTTCCGTTTTCAACTTCAGGAAGGTTTTTTGGAGCAACTCAACCCTTAA
- the deoC gene encoding deoxyribose-phosphate aldolase: MTQPTLHELAKMIDHSLLHPTLTDAEVKAGCELSRDYGVATACVKPYSIRQALEIFEGTDVRVCAVIGFPHGNSTTGIKVIEAESAALAGAREIDMVVNIGKVKGGQWDYVCREVQLINQAVVAAGSILKVIFENDYLEDAEIIRLCEICSEAKVAFVKTSTGYGFVKGTDGRYSYTGATLPQLKLMRAHCDPSVQIKAAGGVRCLDDLLAVREFGVTRIGATATKGMLNEAIERGFSGKLPNPHLDHGYSSPAGY, encoded by the coding sequence ATGACTCAACCCACCTTGCATGAACTCGCCAAGATGATCGATCATTCGCTGCTGCATCCGACCCTGACGGATGCGGAGGTGAAAGCAGGTTGTGAATTGTCCCGGGACTATGGTGTCGCGACGGCCTGTGTGAAGCCTTATTCCATTCGCCAGGCACTCGAAATTTTTGAAGGCACCGATGTGAGGGTCTGTGCGGTTATCGGATTTCCGCATGGCAACAGTACGACGGGAATCAAGGTCATCGAAGCTGAATCGGCCGCATTGGCGGGAGCCAGAGAGATCGACATGGTCGTGAACATTGGCAAAGTGAAAGGGGGGCAGTGGGACTATGTTTGCCGGGAAGTGCAGCTGATCAATCAGGCTGTGGTTGCTGCGGGGAGCATTTTGAAGGTGATCTTCGAGAATGACTATCTGGAGGATGCGGAAATCATACGCCTGTGTGAGATTTGCTCGGAGGCAAAAGTGGCATTTGTGAAGACATCAACGGGGTATGGGTTTGTAAAAGGAACGGATGGCAGATACAGCTATACGGGAGCAACCTTGCCGCAGCTCAAGTTGATGCGCGCGCACTGCGATCCATCTGTGCAAATCAAGGCAGCGGGAGGCGTGCGATGCCTGGATGACTTGCTTGCGGTGCGGGAGTTCGGCGTAACGCGCATTGGCGCGACAGCTACGAAGGGAATGCTCAACGAGGCGATTGAGCGCGGATTTAGCGGAAAACTGCCGAATCCTCATCTCGATCATGGTTATTCCTCACCAGCAGGATATTGA
- a CDS encoding alpha/beta hydrolase, whose protein sequence is MLTLEQAQMSEPSRRNAKATQRATWLRHCLHKVGGSASWTWPMCSKTADSRAETEPLLQHLCDAPLELPDGAEISLSSIQTDSGEIIVYRWVPPQARGWIVLLHGYLLHSLCQASCIAFLLQQGYAVIAPDWPGHGLSEGNRASIDSFQDYADVLDSVMQMHACHFPSPPHLIAHSTGASAWLEYQRTRCADPFARIVLVAPLLRNQLWHLSCLGIRLASPWLSSVPRCFRKSSSDPDFLNRMHADPLAPWSLPLQWSRAQMQWVAQFADAPINERSLWVLQGDRDNVVDWRFGLRRITAQFPQAHIQLWPGQKHDLLNEARPARDEIFRQLLKILADPEPAVPTR, encoded by the coding sequence ATGCTCACACTGGAACAAGCACAGATGTCAGAACCCTCACGTCGCAACGCAAAAGCCACTCAGCGGGCCACATGGCTTCGCCACTGTCTGCACAAGGTGGGCGGCAGTGCAAGCTGGACCTGGCCCATGTGTTCGAAAACCGCCGATTCCAGAGCGGAAACAGAACCGTTGCTACAGCACCTTTGCGATGCGCCACTTGAGCTGCCTGATGGAGCTGAGATCTCGCTGTCCAGCATCCAGACTGACTCCGGCGAAATCATCGTCTACCGTTGGGTTCCCCCTCAGGCCAGGGGCTGGATTGTACTGCTGCACGGCTACCTGCTGCACAGCCTGTGCCAGGCATCCTGCATTGCCTTTCTGCTGCAACAGGGATACGCCGTAATCGCTCCGGATTGGCCGGGACACGGACTGTCCGAAGGGAACCGGGCGTCAATTGATTCCTTTCAGGACTATGCGGACGTCCTAGACAGCGTCATGCAAATGCACGCCTGTCACTTCCCATCTCCACCGCACCTGATCGCACACAGCACGGGTGCCTCTGCCTGGCTTGAATACCAGCGCACCCGATGCGCCGACCCCTTTGCCAGGATTGTTCTGGTGGCACCTCTGCTCCGCAATCAGCTATGGCATCTCAGCTGTCTCGGGATCCGGCTCGCGTCACCCTGGCTCTCATCCGTACCAAGATGCTTTCGAAAATCCTCTTCAGATCCTGATTTTCTCAACCGCATGCACGCGGACCCGCTCGCCCCCTGGTCACTTCCGTTGCAATGGTCGCGCGCGCAAATGCAGTGGGTTGCACAGTTTGCGGATGCTCCAATCAACGAACGCTCCCTGTGGGTGCTTCAGGGTGACAGGGACAATGTCGTGGACTGGCGCTTTGGTCTGCGTCGGATAACGGCGCAATTCCCTCAGGCACACATCCAGCTTTGGCCGGGACAAAAACACGACTTGCTCAATGAAGCACGTCCCGCACGCGATGAGATTTTTCGGCAGCTGCTCAAAATTCTTGCAGATCCCGAACCCGCTGTCCCAACTCGCTGA
- the pyrH gene encoding UMP kinase, translating to MGEPTSESSGIKFKRVIIKLSGEVLKNEATGDPISASTLNSICEEIKEIYEMGVQIGLVIGGGNIFRGIQGIKGAGIDRATGDYMGMMATVINSMALMGTFESLGVPVRVLTAVRIDKIAEPYILRRAIRHLEKKRLVILAAGTGNPYFSTDTAAALRGSEIGADVIIKATKVDGVYDKDPMKSPDAKKYREISYYEVLRQRLKVMDSNAFSLCMDNKIPILVLSMKEKGNIRRAIMGEPIGTIVHS from the coding sequence ATGGGGGAACCAACATCTGAATCAAGCGGTATTAAATTCAAGCGCGTCATCATCAAATTGAGTGGTGAAGTCCTCAAAAATGAGGCGACGGGAGATCCGATCAGCGCTTCGACTCTCAATTCGATTTGTGAGGAGATCAAAGAGATCTACGAAATGGGGGTTCAAATCGGACTGGTGATCGGTGGAGGCAATATTTTTCGCGGAATTCAAGGCATCAAAGGGGCCGGGATTGACCGTGCTACCGGGGATTACATGGGCATGATGGCCACCGTGATCAACTCCATGGCATTGATGGGGACCTTTGAAAGCCTGGGTGTGCCGGTGCGTGTCCTGACCGCAGTGCGGATCGACAAAATTGCAGAACCTTACATCCTGAGGCGTGCGATTCGCCATTTGGAAAAGAAGCGTTTGGTGATTCTCGCTGCCGGTACGGGCAATCCTTACTTTTCGACGGATACGGCCGCTGCACTGCGTGGAAGCGAAATCGGGGCGGATGTCATCATCAAGGCAACCAAGGTGGATGGCGTCTATGACAAAGATCCGATGAAATCTCCCGATGCAAAAAAATACCGTGAAATTTCCTACTATGAAGTCTTGCGTCAACGCCTCAAGGTGATGGACAGCAACGCATTCTCTCTGTGCATGGATAACAAAATCCCCATCCTCGTGCTGAGCATGAAGGAGAAGGGCAACATCCGTCGCGCGATCATGGGCGAACCCATTGGCACGATCGTGCATTCTTAA
- the frr gene encoding ribosome recycling factor: protein MNPDDVIKTLKSDMKKAVEHTASEFSTLHTGKASPSMVDSLQAEVYGSQMRIKDIAAITTPDARMIVIQPWDKTALKPIEQAILTANIGFNPSIDGEKVRVPIPELSRERRENLIKVAHKMAEDGRIGIRAARHTAMDALKTAGKSGDISEDDQKRYEKEVQKITDEKNQEIAKILENKEKELLQV from the coding sequence ATGAATCCAGACGACGTCATCAAAACCCTCAAATCCGACATGAAAAAAGCGGTGGAACACACTGCCAGTGAGTTTTCGACCCTGCACACTGGAAAGGCGAGTCCCTCAATGGTGGATTCGTTGCAGGCAGAGGTTTATGGTTCGCAGATGCGAATTAAGGATATTGCCGCTATCACGACGCCTGATGCGCGCATGATCGTGATCCAGCCCTGGGACAAGACGGCACTCAAACCGATTGAACAGGCAATTTTGACTGCCAACATTGGATTCAATCCGTCCATTGATGGTGAAAAGGTGCGTGTACCGATTCCGGAGTTGAGCCGTGAGCGCCGCGAAAACCTGATCAAGGTGGCTCACAAGATGGCAGAGGACGGACGCATCGGCATCCGGGCTGCACGCCACACGGCTATGGACGCGCTGAAGACCGCTGGCAAGAGCGGTGATATCTCGGAAGATGATCAGAAGCGCTATGAAAAAGAGGTGCAGAAGATCACGGATGAAAAAAATCAGGAGATCGCAAAGATTCTTGAAAACAAGGAGAAAGAGCTGCTGCAGGTCTGA
- the proB gene encoding glutamate 5-kinase: protein METRHFPSDFHPRRIVVKLGTGILTSGIGQLDLDVIRNICEQIAELRRQGMTVIVVSSGAVGLGMGRLGMHRRPRDLPTLQACASVGQSILIETWQKGFDPWSVHVGQILLTRDDLSIRKRHVAVRETIERLLRADIVPVINENDCISVDELKFGDNDVLSALVASLTKSDLLILLSTIPGLMNLETGEVVHTVDALSDAVRSLAQGTQSPTAVGGMISKLNAVQIATGSNCGVFIAHGKEPGILQNLLAGAMKGTYFVPQSTDLRSHKRWLAYFHQTHGSISVDAGAAKALVEGGKSLLARGVIQVEGSFGTGAVVDIKSEQGDVIARGITQFASAELAELLGKSTSEIRKTFPDRKHTEVIHRDALALTERKPVQ, encoded by the coding sequence ATGGAAACACGGCATTTTCCCTCCGACTTTCATCCCAGGCGCATTGTGGTCAAACTGGGCACCGGCATCCTGACCTCTGGTATTGGCCAGCTGGATCTCGACGTCATTCGCAACATCTGTGAGCAGATTGCGGAGCTGCGTCGTCAGGGCATGACCGTGATTGTGGTCAGCTCTGGAGCGGTGGGACTGGGCATGGGGCGCCTAGGCATGCATCGACGTCCCCGTGATCTGCCAACGCTGCAGGCCTGTGCTTCGGTGGGGCAGAGTATTTTGATCGAAACCTGGCAGAAGGGCTTTGACCCCTGGTCGGTGCATGTGGGGCAGATTTTGCTCACGCGGGACGACCTCTCGATCCGCAAGCGACATGTGGCGGTTCGTGAGACGATCGAACGCCTGTTGCGTGCCGACATTGTCCCGGTGATCAACGAGAATGACTGCATCAGCGTGGATGAATTGAAATTCGGCGACAACGATGTGCTCAGTGCGCTGGTGGCAAGCCTGACCAAGAGTGATTTGCTCATTCTACTGTCGACCATTCCCGGCTTGATGAATCTGGAAACAGGGGAAGTCGTACACACGGTGGACGCACTCAGTGATGCGGTTCGCAGCCTGGCTCAGGGAACGCAGAGTCCCACTGCAGTGGGCGGAATGATTTCAAAGCTCAACGCAGTCCAGATCGCGACCGGATCGAACTGCGGGGTCTTCATTGCCCACGGCAAGGAGCCGGGCATACTGCAGAATCTGCTGGCGGGGGCAATGAAAGGCACCTACTTCGTGCCACAGTCGACCGACCTTCGCTCTCACAAGCGCTGGCTTGCCTATTTTCACCAGACCCATGGTTCGATTTCAGTGGATGCTGGTGCGGCGAAGGCGCTGGTAGAAGGGGGGAAGAGTCTGCTCGCTCGAGGGGTCATCCAGGTTGAGGGCAGTTTTGGCACCGGAGCCGTTGTGGACATCAAGAGTGAGCAGGGCGACGTGATTGCCCGCGGGATCACGCAGTTTGCCTCGGCAGAGTTGGCGGAACTGCTGGGCAAATCGACCTCAGAGATCCGCAAGACCTTCCCTGACCGAAAACATACCGAAGTGATACACCGGGACGCGCTGGCCCTCACCGAGCGCAAACCAGTGCAGTGA